A window of Nitrospirota bacterium genomic DNA:
GTCGAACGGGTGCGGGAACGGGAAGATCTGGTCTACGAGTTCAAAGACATGCTGAAGAAAGACGGGCCGAGCATGTTGCTGGTGAAAGTCAACGAGATGGTGGAAGATGCCGGGCGGGTGATGCTGGACCCGCCGGACATAACGAAGCGGTTCATGAACGCAATACAATAGCGATCAGCCTTTAGCGTCAGCGGTCAGCGTCCGAATGAGCTGATGGCTGAAAGCTGATGACTGAACGCTGAAGGGACATATGATTCTCCTGAATCCTGGGCCTGTCAACGTGAGCGAGCGGGTACGGCAGGCGCTATTGCGGCCGGATATCTGCCATCGGGAGTCTGAGTTCACCGAACTCCTGTATGGGATTCAGGCCAAGCTGCTGAAACTCTTTGTGCCGGGGGCGGAGGCGGATTATGCCGCTGTGGTGCTGACCGGGTCGGGAACGGCGGCGGTCGAGTCTGCCGTCATGTCGTCGCTCCCGCAAGGCAAACGCATGCTGGTGCTCAACAACGGCGTGTATGGCGAGCGCATTTCCCAGATGGTCGGGCTCAATCGCCTGGGCGTGTCCGAACTCAAATACGACTGGATGACGAAACCGGACCCAGAGCGGCTGCGGCTGGCGCTCCGACAACATCCTGAGGTGCAGGCGGTGGCGATGGTCCATCATGAGACGACCACCGGCCTCATCAACCCGGTCAAAGAAGTCGCGGAAGTTGTCGACAGCCAGAACCGGGTTTTCATTCTGGACGCGGTCAGCGCCTTGGCAGGCGAGCCGTTGGATATCGCCGGGCCCCACATCTATATGGTGGCTGGCACATCCGGCAAATGTATCCAGGGATTCCCCGGCCTGGGCTTCGTGCTCGTCCGCAAGGGATTTCTGGAGAAGATGCGTGGCTACCCCAGACGGTCGATCTATCTCAGCCTCACGCAATATGTGGATAACCAGGGCGCCGGGACGACTCCGTTCACGCCGGCCGTGCAGATTTATTATGCGTTCGACGAGGCGTTGAACGAACTGATGGAAGAAGGCGTGGCCAAGCGGATTCAGCGATACAAGAAGATCGCGACGCTGATCCGGGATCGCATGACGAAGCTGGGCGTGAAGCCGCTCCTGGCTCCCGACAAACAGTCCAATACGATCACGGCCTATCATCTCCCCGAGGGCATCACCTATCAGTCGCTGCACGATCAACTCAAAAAAGAGGGCTACGTGATTTACGCGGGCCAAGGCCAGTTCGAGAGCCAGATCTTCCGCGTGGCCAACATGGGCGTCCTGACGGAGGCGCAGATCGTCGGGTTCCTCGACGCCTTTGAACGGATCTCCGGCAAAGCATGAAAGCCATCATCCTCGCAGCAGGGGTTGGGAAGCGCTTATGGCAGGTGACGCAACATCGCCCGAAGTGCCTCATCGAGATCGGTGGGCAGACGCTCTTGCACCGTTACCTCACGTCGCTCCGGAGCGTCGGGATCCAGTGCGCCGACATCGTCGTGGGGTATAAGCAGGAGATGATTCGCGCGGCGGTGGCGGCGAACTCTTGTGATGTGCGGGTGAACTTCCTCGTCAACGAGGCGTTTCACCGAGGCAGCATTTCTTCGCTCTGGATCGCGCGGACGGCCTTGGACGACGATGCCATCGTCATGGATGCGGATGTCCTGTTCCATCAGGAGATTTTGCGCCGCCTGGTGCAGTCCCCCTACGCGAACGCGTTGCTCATGGATGAAACCGTCAAGCAGACCGGAGAAGAATGTATGGTGGTGGTGGAAGGTGGGCGTGTGATTGCG
This region includes:
- a CDS encoding alanine--glyoxylate aminotransferase family protein, with protein sequence MILLNPGPVNVSERVRQALLRPDICHRESEFTELLYGIQAKLLKLFVPGAEADYAAVVLTGSGTAAVESAVMSSLPQGKRMLVLNNGVYGERISQMVGLNRLGVSELKYDWMTKPDPERLRLALRQHPEVQAVAMVHHETTTGLINPVKEVAEVVDSQNRVFILDAVSALAGEPLDIAGPHIYMVAGTSGKCIQGFPGLGFVLVRKGFLEKMRGYPRRSIYLSLTQYVDNQGAGTTPFTPAVQIYYAFDEALNELMEEGVAKRIQRYKKIATLIRDRMTKLGVKPLLAPDKQSNTITAYHLPEGITYQSLHDQLKKEGYVIYAGQGQFESQIFRVANMGVLTEAQIVGFLDAFERISGKA
- a CDS encoding phosphocholine cytidylyltransferase family protein encodes the protein MKAIILAAGVGKRLWQVTQHRPKCLIEIGGQTLLHRYLTSLRSVGIQCADIVVGYKQEMIRAAVAANSCDVRVNFLVNEAFHRGSISSLWIARTALDDDAIVMDADVLFHQEILRRLVQSPYANALLMDETVKQTGEECMVVVEGGRVIALTKQMPSHYDYAGEGVGFLKVRHADATHVVASLRTHVDREAWQMEYEDALVGFFADVKVGHEKIGGLPWTEIDFLEDVEKAERDVLPKL